The following coding sequences are from one Danio rerio strain Tuebingen ecotype United States chromosome 21, GRCz12tu, whole genome shotgun sequence window:
- the lhfpl2a gene encoding LHFPL tetraspan subfamily member 2a protein isoform X1, whose protein sequence is MCHVIVTCRSMLWTLLSIVAAFSELIAFLSTDWLVGFPRAPDAGFSPLGATAAGEAYRPTLGIYGRCIRVPHYRRGVLCGPYAVHFGEIASGFWQATAIFLAAGILLLCAVAFISIFTMCFQSIMKKSIFNVCGLLQAIAGLFLIVGLVLYPAGWGSQKVQLYCGPDSSPYRLGLCSAGWAFYTALAGTVLCFLCAVFSAQAEIATSSDKVQEEIQEGKSLICLL, encoded by the exons ATGTGTCATGTGATCGTGACGTGCCGCTCCATGCTGTGGACTCTGCTCAGCATCGTGGCGGCGTTCAGTGAGCTCATCGCTTTCCTGAGCACTGATTGGCTGGTGGGATTCCCGCGGGCGCCGGACGCCGGTTTCTCTCCGCTCGGGGCCACGGCGGCGGGTGAGGCTTACAGACCCACGCTGGGCATCTACGGGCGCTGCATCCGCGTGCCGCACTATCGGCGTGGTGTCCTGTGCGGCCCGTACGCCGTGCACTTCGGAGAGATCGCCAGCGGGTTCTGGCAGGCCACCGCCATCTTCCTGGCGGCCGGGATTCTGCTGCTGTGCGCCGTGGCCTTCATCTCCATCTTCACCATGTGCTTCCAGAGCATCATGAAGAAGAGCATCTTCAACGTCTGCGGACTCCTGCAGGCCATCGCAG gtctgTTCCTGATCGTGGGGCTGGTGCTGTACCCGGCAGGTTGGGGTTCTCAGAAGGTGCAGCTGTACTGCGGGCCGGACTCGTCCCCGTACCGTCTGGGCCTGTGCTCTGCCGGCTGGGCTTTCTACACGGCTCTGGCCGGGACGGTGCTCTGCTTCCTCTGCGCCGTGTTCTCCGCTCAGGCCGAGATCGCCACGTCCAGCGATAAAGTGCAGGAGGAGATCCAGGAGGGCAAGAGTCTGATCTGCCTGCTGTGA
- the nop14 gene encoding nucleolar protein 14 (The RefSeq protein has 11 substitutions, 4 non-frameshifting indels compared to this genomic sequence), with the protein MKKQQQKGVRGLADKVRRSKAAPEIQRNPFEVKINRKKFDVLGRKSKHDVGLPGVSRSRANQKRKETLLKELKVKGKSNKFIDRRFGEYDSKLNPEEKILQRFTLERQRLHDRRDVFNLNEDEQLTHYGQSLAELEKMPDLQDSDSDSEEKGLLSAELTATHFGGGGGLLRKKSSADGDEEQKPRSRQQLIEELILKSKQEKRERQTQKEEAQELTEKLDQQWRDIQSLLAHKTPNAERREQPDKPQLDPYDMAVRELGFEMKAQPSEKLKSAEEEAREQQRRLQDLEADRLKRMMGESEASAHTHTHISADDINDGFILDGDKRNTLTYKDGKWSMGGEEEEEEEDETAARGGEEEEEEEDEDAEGEEEEEEDEDGEDDGDLQSEGAEDDDDDGDDDEEQLRDEDEEDPPAETEEQKTEAQEAARAELPYTFTAPESYSELQCVLQGRSSEQQRLIVDRIVKCHHPSLATANKSKLQRLFGFLLEYISELTTHNPPDLRTVNTLIPQLCSLCQMFPDAACKAVQTLISDTTHTMEETLEVKGRAAMPGLDMLVLLKITALLFPTSDFRHPVTTPAFLYISQTLTKCAVVSLEDVCKGLILCCLALEFVSLSQRFFPELINFLLGLLNLAVPDKTSTGYTVVTACRARGKNCDLLLLTDTDASHSWRRKPLSLHTTHTSAEDRDHCRLSVIDSCLDLLKRCVSLYKELPSFSHIFQPIRALLHKHLPVEKYPACIQDLHREVLDAIPDQPSQHAPLVFKKKKPIPLKLFTPKIVQILDYGKKRGNTREEKERERLKHKYKREFKGALREIRKDTRFLAQEKLNHIISRDTERKRKVKELYGSLATQEGEWKALKRNKRK; encoded by the exons ATGAAGAAGCAGCAGCAGAAGGGTGTCCGCGGGCTGGCGGATAAAGTGCGCAGGTCTAAAGCGGCCCCGGAGATCCAGCGGAACCCGTTCGAGGTCAAAATCAACCGGAAGAAGTTCGATGTTCTGGGCCGCAAGAGCAAACATGATGTAGGTCTGCCGGGGGTCTCCAGATCCAGAGCCAACCAGAAG aggAAGGAGACTCTCCTGAAAGAGTTGAAGGTGAAGGGCAAAAGCAACAAGTTCATCGACCGGCGCTTTGGAGAGTACGACAGTAAACTGAACCCCGAGGAGAAGATCCTGCAGAGGTTCACACTCGAGAGACag cgtcTTCACGACAGGAGAGATGTGTTTAACCTGAATGAGGATGAGCAGCTCACTCATTACGGTCAGTCACTGGCGGAGCTGGAGAAGATGCCGGATCTGCAGGACTCTGACAGCGACTCAGAGGAGAAGGGCCTTCTGTCAG ctgAACTGACGGCCACACACTTCGGTGGTGGAGGAGGTCTGCTGAGGAAGAAGAGTTCAGCAGACGGAGATGAAGAACAGAAACCCAGATCCAGACAGCAGCTGATCGAGGAGCTCATCCTCAAGTCCAAACAGGAGAAG CGTGAGCGTCAGACGCAGAAGGAGGAGGCGCAGGAGCTCACAGAGAAGCTGGACCAGCAGTGGAGAGACATCCAGAGCCTTCTGGCCCACAAGACCCCCAAAGCAGAGCGCAGAGAGCAGCCCGACAAACCACAG ctggaCCCGTATGATATGGCGGTGCGTGAGCTGGGCTTCGAGATGAAAGCTCAGCCCTCAGAGAAGCTGAAGAGTGCAGAAGAAGAGGCCAGAGAGCAACAGCGCCGCCTGCAGGACCTGGAG GCCGACAGACTGAAGAGGATGATGGGAGAGTCAGAGGcgtccgctcacacacacacacacatctctgctGACGACATTAATGATGGATTCATACTGGATGGAGACAAGCGCAACACACTCGCATacaag GACGGGAAGTGGAGCATGGGggctgaggaagaggaggaggaggaggaagatgaagCAGCAGCCAGTggaggaggagaggaggaggaggaggaggaggaagataaAGATGCTGAaggagaagaggaggaggaggaagatggtgaagatgatggtgatctTCAGTCTGAGGGTGCTgaggatgatgatggtgatgaagatgaagagCAGCTCAGAGATGAAGATGAGGAAGATCCTCCAGCAGAGACTGAAGAGCAGAAGACAGAAGCTCAGGAGGCTGCTAGAGCTGAGCTGCCATACACattcacag cTCCAGAGAGCTACAGTGAGCTGCAGTGTGTCCTGCAGGGCCGGAGCTCAGAGCAGCAGCGCCTCATAGTGGACAGAATAGTGAAGTGTCACCATCCCAGCCTGGCCACTGCGAACAAGAGCAAACTACAG aggCTGTTTGGGTTTCTGCTGGAGTACATCAGTGAACTCACTACCCACAATCCCCCTGATCTCAGAACAGTCAACACACTCATCCC gcagtTGTGCAGTCTGTGTCAGATGTTTCCGGACGCCGCGTGTAAAGCCGTGCAGACGCTCATCAGTGACACCACACACACCATGGAGGAGACGCTGGAGGTCAAAGGTCGTGCTGCAATGCCGGGTCTGGACATG ctGGTCCTGCTGAAGATCACGGCTCTGCTGTTTCCCACGTCAGACTTCAGGCATCCAGTGACGACTCCAGCGTTCCTCTACATCAGCCAGACCCTCACCAAG tgtgcgGTGGTCTCTCTGGAGGATGTGTGTAAGGGTTTAATCCTCTGCTGTTTGGCGCTGGAGttcgtctctctctctcagagGTTTTTCCCAGAACTGATCAACTTCCTGCTGGGGCTCCTCAACCTGGCGGTCCCCGACAAGACCAGCACAG gtTATACAGTGGTGAGTCCGTTTAGAGCGCGGGGGAAGAACTGTGATCTGCTGCTGCTGACGGATACAGACGCGTCTCACAGCTGGAGGAGGAAACCATTATCACTGCATACAACACACACCAGTGCAGAGGACAGAGACcactgcag gctgTCAGTCATCGACTCGTGTCTGGATCTGCTGAAGAGGTGTGTGTCTCTCTATAAAGAGCTGCCGTCATTCAGTCACatcttccagccaatcagagctcTGCTTCACAAACATCTTCCCGTGGAGAAATACCCCGCCTGCATACAG GATCTTCACAGAGAGGTTTTGGACGCCATTCCGGATCAGCCTTCCCAGCATGCACCTCTAGTGTTCAAGAAGAAGAAGCCCATCCCTCTGAAGCTCTTCACACCCAAGATCGTGCAGAT TCTGGATTATGGGAAGAAGCGTGGAAACACACGGGAGGAGAAGGAGCGCGAGCGCCTCAAACACAAGTACAAGCGGGAGTTTAAAGGAGCCTTGAGAGAGATCAGGAAAGACACACGCTTCCTGGCACAGGAGAAACTCAACCACATCATCAGCAg ggACACTGAGAGGAAGAGGAAGGTGAAGGAGCTGTACGGCAGTCTGGCCACACAGGAAGGAGAATGGAAGGCCCTCAAGAGGAAcaagaggaagtga
- the LOC572200 gene encoding vimentin has product MILREFRQDVDNATLQKADLEKRIEQLVAEIEFLKKLHDEEVADLLKQIEDSKVTVELDSDRPDLAAYLRNMRAEIESVAARNVQEAEKWYKGKFDTLKEQANKHEDQMKSKKDEILTFHNQVTELQNQIDGLRARNGALETQLEDMEAAHLEKVSALEAVIAQLENQLCETRMEMGKYMADYQELLHIKLKLDAEIATYRTLLEGEEQRLGIAITEVSESSSVSRSVETHSTTIA; this is encoded by the exons ATGATTCTGCGTGAGTTTCGTCAGGATGTGGATAACGCCACGCTCCAGAAAGCCGATCTGGAGAAGCGGATCGAGCAGCTGGTGGCGGAGATCGAGTTCCTGAAGAAACTGCATGATGAAGAGGTGGCTGACCTTCTGAAGCAGATCGAGGACTCCAAGGTGACGGTGGAGCTGGACTCGGACAGACCCGATCTGGCTGCATACCTGAGAAACATGCGTGCAGAGATCGAGAGCGTTGCCGCTCGTAATGTCCAGGAGGCCGAGAAGTGGTACAAGGGCAAGTTCGACACGCTGAAGGAGCAGGCCAACAAACATGAAGACCAGATGAAGAGCAAGAAGGACGAGATCCTGACCTTCCACAACCAG GTGACAGAGCTGCAGAACCAGATCGACGGTCTGCGGGCGCGTAACGGTGCGCTGGAGACGCAGCTGGAGGACATGGAGGCGGCTCACCTGGAGAAGGTGTCCGCTCTGGAGGCAGTCATTGCTCAGCTGGAGAACCAGCTCTGCGAGACCAGGATGGAGATGGGGAAATACATGGCGGACTATCAGGAGCTGCTGCACATCAAGCTGAAGCTGGACGCTGAGATCGCCACCTACAGGACACTGCTGGAGGGAGAAGAGCAGCGCCTCGGCATCGCCATCACTGAAG TGAGCGAGAGCAGCTCTGTGTCCCGCAGTGTGGAGACTCACAGCACCACCATCGCCTGA
- the LOC572200 gene encoding vimentin isoform X1, which produces MRGTSYSQKTLSVSNSSRMRVQSPSPSRCRGSSYSRGRSGYQGQPVELDTEIHQHHSNEKEEMQELNVRFAGYIGKVQALEQRNAALRAELDALQGRFKGGPSGLADEYELKFKEMRDLIEALTAEKGAADIERGYIEEEVEVWRLKLEEELAIKEEAEMILREFRQDVDNATLQKADLEKRIEQLVAEIEFLKKLHDEEVADLLKQIEDSKVTVELDSDRPDLAAYLRNMRAEIESVAARNVQEAEKWYKGKFDTLKEQANKHEDQMKSKKDEILTFHNQVTELQNQIDGLRARNGALETQLEDMEAAHLEKVSALEAVIAQLENQLCETRMEMGKYMADYQELLHIKLKLDAEIATYRTLLEGEEQRLGIAITEVSESSSVSRSVETHSTTIA; this is translated from the exons ATGAGAGGAACTTCGTATTCTCAGAAAACCCTGAGCGTCAGCAATTCTAGCAGGATGAGGGTCCAGAGTCCGTCCCCATCCCGATGCCGCGGGTCCTCGTATTCCCGGGGCCGATCGGGATACCAAGGTCAACCGGTGGAGCTGGACACGGAGATCCATCAGCACCACTCCAATGAGAAAGAAGAGATGCAGGAGCTGAATGTGCGATTCGCGGGGTACATCGGGAAGGTCCAGGCGCTGGAGCAGAGGAACGCGGCGCTGAGGGCCGAGCTGGACGCTCTGCAGGGCCGGTTTAAAGGAGGGCCGAGTGGACTGGCGGACGAATACGAGCTGAAGTTTAAGGAGATGCGGGATCTGATCGAGGCTCTGACCGCAGAGAAAGGAGCGGCGGATATTGAGCGAGGATACATCGAGGAGGAGGTGGAGGTGTGGAGGCTCAAGCTGGAGGAAGAGCTCGCTATTAAAG AGGAGGCCGAGATGATTCTGCGTGAGTTTCGTCAGGATGTGGATAACGCCACGCTCCAGAAAGCCGATCTGGAGAAGCGGATCGAGCAGCTGGTGGCGGAGATCGAGTTCCTGAAGAAACTGCATGATGAAGAGGTGGCTGACCTTCTGAAGCAGATCGAGGACTCCAAGGTGACGGTGGAGCTGGACTCGGACAGACCCGATCTGGCTGCATACCTGAGAAACATGCGTGCAGAGATCGAGAGCGTTGCCGCTCGTAATGTCCAGGAGGCCGAGAAGTGGTACAAGGGCAAGTTCGACACGCTGAAGGAGCAGGCCAACAAACATGAAGACCAGATGAAGAGCAAGAAGGACGAGATCCTGACCTTCCACAACCAG GTGACAGAGCTGCAGAACCAGATCGACGGTCTGCGGGCGCGTAACGGTGCGCTGGAGACGCAGCTGGAGGACATGGAGGCGGCTCACCTGGAGAAGGTGTCCGCTCTGGAGGCAGTCATTGCTCAGCTGGAGAACCAGCTCTGCGAGACCAGGATGGAGATGGGGAAATACATGGCGGACTATCAGGAGCTGCTGCACATCAAGCTGAAGCTGGACGCTGAGATCGCCACCTACAGGACACTGCTGGAGGGAGAAGAGCAGCGCCTCGGCATCGCCATCACTGAAG TGAGCGAGAGCAGCTCTGTGTCCCGCAGTGTGGAGACTCACAGCACCACCATCGCCTGA